Proteins encoded in a region of the Sulfurimonas marina genome:
- a CDS encoding DUF507 family protein, translating into MKISLKTIPHISNKIAIDLNRSGVVTMTKGLEAVANEAQKVFETNVKQEMALEEKVNEMIDANEEEIEFMLADERQLFFMIKKKLAPEFGVILDYDERFSDISHKILDELYEEDLIHFDVSENRIKNIIYNSITSFIADTSEIQDAVMDKIRSYKRKFIPGTDEFEILYEKLYKEELLKRGME; encoded by the coding sequence ATGAAAATATCACTAAAAACTATCCCCCATATATCGAATAAAATAGCAATTGATCTAAATAGAAGTGGTGTTGTGACTATGACTAAAGGACTTGAAGCTGTAGCGAACGAAGCTCAAAAAGTGTTTGAAACAAATGTGAAACAAGAGATGGCACTTGAAGAGAAAGTGAATGAGATGATCGACGCTAACGAGGAAGAGATTGAGTTCATGTTAGCAGATGAGCGTCAACTCTTTTTCATGATCAAGAAAAAACTTGCACCTGAATTTGGTGTTATTTTAGATTATGATGAAAGATTTTCAGATATTTCACATAAGATTTTAGATGAACTTTATGAAGAGGATCTAATCCATTTTGATGTATCGGAAAATCGTATAAAAAATATAATTTACAACTCAATCACATCGTTTATTGCAGATACGTCAGAGATTCAAGATGCAGTAATGGATAAGATTCGTTCATATAAACGTAAATTTATCCCGGGGACTGATGAGTTTGAGATTTTATATGAAAAACTTTACAAAGAAGAACTTTTAAAAAGAGGTATGGAGTAA
- a CDS encoding PD-(D/E)XK nuclease family protein — MDNSTVVFSSSRAIRHEQLKNKNQTLFLPDYITMSEFISKLCVVSGYKYIDDDSRILLLLQASDFEGFSKLQIERNFFTFTKNSSYIFKFFEELSAELYDIKKLRDADLYAEYEEHITILEELYRRYELLCDEQKVLDKIFLPKLYKFNASYLKGKKSITINLDGYLTNFELELLKQVALLTELKIKFFASPFNTKMQEQFRELEFELEVGYEYLLNLSNKEILSQTKIEKIDAISCESFSEDILQIAFIQKRVYDFIQKGYEAEKIAVILPNESKAELLKSFDRKGNFNFAMGTSFRNSQIYTLLDANIKALEQDSQENIHRSKRFGKELSEIIIEMYGARDNFAVLEECFYKLREFITDKTELKIYDKELYTFLKVLPFMKNMGSKSILNLFMQRLGKTTIDDVRGGKITVMGVLESRGVSFDAVVIVDFNEGNVPKKSDKDMFLNTSIREKASLPTMSDRENLQKHYYNMLLINSKEVAISYVNASDTNPSRFLKQLGIKEKKHYDEHSYAQLLFNKRTAPLIESKPFTVPYSFHGQKLSNTKLKTYLTCKKKFYLNYMLKLQDHKIPKDIPEEYEIGEHVHRALCNLYTKKDHYLDVQELQRDLEKELDNVCEDSEFIRYQIALQKRVLRKFCEVEIERFKQGQYVFKTEEPLELEYDGLILSGVLDRVDQSEEGMSVLDYKTGSYTLYNKNNVTEATDFQLEFYYLLATKLGRVKQCAFYDLKEGKVVDELFLEQKIALLQSHIQDLLLVEDIEVKECEDPKACQYCAYKILCGRE; from the coding sequence ATGGATAATAGTACCGTAGTTTTTTCTTCTTCTCGTGCTATTAGGCACGAGCAACTTAAAAACAAAAATCAAACACTTTTTCTCCCTGACTATATAACTATGAGTGAGTTTATCTCAAAGTTATGTGTCGTTTCGGGATATAAATATATTGACGATGACAGTCGTATATTATTACTTTTACAGGCTTCCGATTTTGAAGGATTCTCAAAACTCCAAATTGAGCGTAACTTTTTTACCTTTACAAAAAACAGTTCTTATATATTTAAATTTTTTGAGGAGCTCAGTGCAGAGCTATATGACATCAAAAAACTGCGTGATGCCGACTTGTATGCAGAGTATGAGGAGCATATCACTATCTTAGAAGAGCTTTATAGACGTTATGAGCTTTTGTGTGATGAGCAGAAAGTACTAGATAAGATCTTTTTACCGAAACTTTACAAGTTTAATGCTAGCTATTTAAAAGGTAAAAAGAGCATAACTATAAACCTTGACGGATACCTTACAAATTTTGAGCTTGAACTCTTGAAGCAGGTCGCATTATTAACAGAGTTAAAGATAAAGTTTTTCGCCAGCCCTTTCAATACCAAAATGCAAGAACAGTTTAGAGAGTTAGAGTTTGAACTTGAAGTAGGGTATGAATACCTTTTAAACCTCTCAAACAAAGAGATACTCTCACAAACTAAGATTGAAAAGATAGATGCAATCTCTTGCGAGAGTTTCAGTGAAGATATCTTACAGATCGCATTTATTCAAAAGAGGGTGTACGACTTTATACAAAAGGGATATGAAGCTGAGAAGATAGCTGTAATTCTTCCAAATGAATCAAAAGCGGAGCTGCTCAAAAGTTTCGATCGCAAAGGGAATTTCAACTTTGCAATGGGGACATCTTTTAGAAACTCTCAGATTTATACCCTCTTAGATGCAAATATAAAAGCGTTAGAGCAAGATTCACAAGAGAACATACATAGAAGTAAAAGATTCGGTAAAGAGCTCTCAGAGATAATTATAGAGATGTATGGGGCACGTGATAACTTTGCAGTGCTTGAAGAGTGTTTCTATAAGCTGCGTGAGTTTATAACAGATAAGACGGAACTAAAGATCTACGACAAAGAGCTTTACACCTTTTTAAAAGTACTCCCTTTTATGAAAAACATGGGCTCAAAGTCTATTTTGAACCTTTTTATGCAACGCCTTGGCAAAACAACTATAGATGACGTACGCGGTGGTAAGATAACCGTAATGGGTGTATTGGAAAGCCGTGGAGTTTCTTTTGATGCAGTTGTGATCGTTGACTTTAACGAGGGGAACGTTCCGAAAAAAAGTGACAAAGATATGTTCTTAAATACTAGCATCAGGGAAAAGGCATCACTTCCAACTATGTCTGATCGGGAAAACCTCCAGAAACATTACTATAATATGCTCCTTATCAACTCCAAAGAGGTTGCTATCTCTTATGTAAATGCAAGTGATACAAATCCGAGCCGCTTTTTAAAACAGTTAGGGATAAAAGAGAAGAAACATTACGATGAACATAGTTATGCACAGTTGCTTTTTAATAAACGTACAGCCCCTTTAATAGAGTCAAAACCATTTACCGTGCCATATAGTTTCCACGGGCAAAAACTCTCAAATACGAAGCTTAAAACATATCTGACGTGTAAGAAGAAGTTTTATCTAAACTATATGCTCAAACTCCAAGATCACAAGATTCCAAAAGATATCCCCGAAGAGTATGAGATCGGAGAACACGTTCACAGAGCATTATGCAATCTCTATACAAAAAAAGATCATTATTTAGATGTTCAGGAGTTGCAACGTGATCTTGAAAAAGAGCTCGATAACGTGTGTGAGGATAGTGAGTTTATTCGTTACCAGATCGCACTGCAAAAAAGGGTACTCCGAAAGTTTTGTGAAGTGGAGATAGAACGTTTTAAACAGGGGCAATATGTGTTTAAAACGGAAGAGCCACTTGAGCTTGAATATGACGGGCTTATCCTTAGCGGTGTGCTTGACAGAGTGGACCAGAGCGAAGAGGGTATGAGTGTACTTGACTATAAAACAGGTTCCTACACACTTTACAATAAAAACAACGTCACCGAAGCAACGGATTTCCAACTGGAGTTCTACTATCTTTTAGCAACAAAACTCGGACGTGTAAAACAGTGTGCCTTTTACGATCTCAAAGAGGGTAAAGTGGTGGATGAACTCTTTTTAGAGCAGAAGATTGCACTTTTACAGTCCCATATCCAAGACCTTTTACTTGTTGAAGATATAGAAGTCAAAGAGTGTGAAGATCCAAAAGCGTGTCAATATTGTGCTTATAAAATTTTGTGTGGTAGGGAGTAG
- a CDS encoding flagellar export protein FliJ, with amino-acid sequence MRTRYSSLVSVKKNIMQKSERVLQAKNAALHNAKEALQNSLDALNEIQPPQNGIIADFLSNRALLDSGRSVIHHNEGWVVFAQREVEEAKEQLKRDMIEYEKYQYLELQEIEAIKKKEKIKEAKELDEVALMTFMKKERSA; translated from the coding sequence ATGCGGACACGATACAGCTCTTTAGTTAGTGTGAAAAAAAACATTATGCAAAAGAGTGAACGTGTTCTTCAAGCAAAAAATGCTGCACTTCACAATGCCAAAGAAGCATTACAAAACTCTTTGGATGCACTTAACGAAATACAACCCCCTCAAAATGGAATTATTGCCGATTTTCTTTCAAATAGAGCACTTTTAGATTCAGGTCGTTCTGTAATTCATCACAATGAAGGATGGGTGGTTTTTGCCCAAAGAGAGGTAGAAGAGGCGAAAGAACAACTTAAACGTGATATGATAGAATATGAAAAATATCAATATCTGGAGCTTCAAGAGATAGAAGCTATCAAGAAAAAAGAGAAAATTAAAGAAGCTAAAGAGTTAGATGAGGTGGCGCTCATGACATTTATGAAAAAAGAAAGGTCAGCATAG
- a CDS encoding 3-dehydroquinate dehydratase, with translation MRILARGLFALVLTILFQSQLFAEYLYKDEIVHREPFTKDIELLGSELYAKTGISLKLVMLKELPDNQDMYKYEQELLATFKEPTVLLMFSEMDAQVDIQVNDNTLYKYFHRDQVLSPVSSAVQAFLIAVVYADSWESFNKLRKDYGGTILPLLAGKAKNEQIVGKYAASMYNGYLDIAHQIATSKEVKLENDPGDANQETLFWVKVFFYGFVLYGIVLYIRKKIELRRLKNEQAE, from the coding sequence TTGAGAATTTTAGCAAGAGGGCTTTTTGCCCTCGTCCTCACAATTTTATTTCAATCACAACTTTTTGCAGAATATTTATATAAAGATGAGATAGTTCATCGTGAACCATTTACAAAAGATATAGAACTTCTGGGATCTGAACTTTATGCAAAAACAGGTATTTCACTTAAGCTTGTAATGTTGAAAGAGCTACCTGATAATCAAGATATGTATAAGTATGAGCAAGAACTACTTGCGACATTTAAAGAACCTACAGTTTTACTGATGTTTTCGGAGATGGATGCACAGGTTGATATTCAAGTTAACGATAACACTTTATATAAGTATTTTCATAGAGATCAGGTACTTAGTCCTGTTTCATCTGCTGTACAGGCATTTTTAATTGCTGTAGTATATGCAGACAGCTGGGAAAGTTTTAATAAGCTGCGTAAAGACTATGGCGGGACTATTTTACCTCTTTTAGCGGGAAAAGCTAAAAATGAGCAGATCGTTGGGAAATATGCGGCATCTATGTACAATGGTTACTTAGATATTGCGCATCAGATCGCAACATCTAAAGAGGTGAAATTAGAAAATGACCCTGGTGATGCAAATCAAGAGACACTGTTCTGGGTAAAAGTGTTTTTCTACGGTTTTGTTTTGTATGGTATAGTTCTATATATTAGAAAAAAAATAGAATTAAGAAGGCTAAAAAATGAGCAAGCAGAGTAG
- a CDS encoding DUF4006 family protein, which translates to MNENRSVFALDGVTGMLIATVLLLSILGFLTYNAIVVQNANSNNFYEIKNETAIGSGIGFGTQADGTPHVTSKAEDHVVPVEVK; encoded by the coding sequence ATGAATGAAAATAGAAGTGTTTTCGCTCTTGACGGTGTAACTGGTATGTTGATTGCAACTGTACTACTTCTTAGCATTTTAGGTTTTTTAACTTACAATGCTATTGTTGTACAAAATGCAAACTCAAATAACTTTTACGAAATTAAAAATGAAACTGCAATTGGATCAGGTATCGGCTTCGGTACACAAGCTGATGGTACACCTCACGTAACATCAAAAGCTGAAGACCATGTCGTACCAGTTGAAGTTAAATAG
- the carA gene encoding glutamine-hydrolyzing carbamoyl-phosphate synthase small subunit: MAELKKVYIYLENGTYLEAKSFGASKTEVGEIVFNTSMTGYQEIMSDPSYAGQFVTFTMPEIGNVGVNDQDMESLKAHAKGMLVRKYQPRYSNFRAEDSLSNFLEKHNVMGICDIDTRYLTKMLRAEGAMMMIASTEISDKDELKKVLENSPRIEDVNYIEQVSTKEAYQHTTSTYAAREFKYDDAPQEQAKIAVIDFGVKRNILNEIVSAGIGVEVIPNDFIAEDLIEKYNSKLIDGVFLSNGPGDPLVLKKEQEQIKKLIAAKVPMFGICLGHQLLSISHGYDTFKLKFGHHGGNHPVKNEKTGFVEITAQNHNYNVPDNITEIAEVTHTNLFDGTIEGLKYKDEPIFSVQHHPESSPGPKESRYIFSEFLSLIKR, encoded by the coding sequence ATGGCAGAATTAAAAAAAGTATATATCTATCTTGAGAACGGAACATACCTTGAAGCAAAGAGTTTCGGTGCTTCAAAAACAGAAGTAGGTGAGATTGTATTCAATACTTCTATGACAGGATATCAAGAGATCATGTCTGACCCTTCATACGCAGGTCAGTTTGTGACATTTACAATGCCTGAGATTGGAAACGTTGGTGTTAACGATCAAGATATGGAAAGTTTAAAAGCTCATGCAAAAGGGATGTTAGTACGTAAGTATCAGCCAAGATATTCTAACTTCCGTGCTGAAGATTCTCTCTCAAATTTCTTAGAAAAACACAATGTTATGGGAATCTGTGATATCGATACAAGATATTTAACAAAAATGTTAAGAGCTGAGGGTGCAATGATGATGATTGCATCTACTGAAATTAGCGATAAAGATGAGCTGAAAAAAGTTTTAGAGAACTCTCCTCGTATCGAAGATGTAAACTATATTGAGCAGGTAAGTACAAAAGAAGCGTATCAACACACTACAAGTACTTATGCCGCTAGAGAGTTTAAATACGATGATGCACCGCAAGAGCAAGCAAAAATTGCTGTTATTGACTTCGGTGTAAAAAGAAACATTCTAAACGAGATTGTTTCAGCAGGTATCGGTGTTGAAGTTATCCCTAACGATTTTATAGCAGAAGATCTAATTGAAAAATATAACTCTAAACTTATTGACGGTGTGTTCTTATCAAACGGACCTGGAGATCCTCTAGTACTGAAAAAAGAGCAGGAACAAATCAAAAAACTGATTGCTGCTAAAGTTCCAATGTTTGGTATCTGTTTAGGGCATCAGCTTCTATCTATTTCACATGGATATGATACATTTAAGCTTAAGTTTGGTCACCATGGCGGTAACCATCCTGTGAAAAATGAAAAAACTGGTTTTGTTGAGATTACGGCACAGAACCATAATTACAATGTCCCTGATAACATTACTGAGATTGCAGAGGTTACACATACAAACCTTTTTGATGGAACTATTGAAGGTCTAAAATATAAAGATGAGCCAATCTTCTCTGTACAGCATCACCCGGAGTCTAGTCCTGGGCCAAAAGAGAGCCGTTACATCTTCTCAGAATTTCTTTCACTCATTAAAAGATAA
- a CDS encoding cytochrome c oxidase, cbb3-type, CcoQ subunit — translation MDITEIQGYAYFFFTVFLVVGLYGYIYHLYKNKKDESGTDYEDYSNMALNDDIDDTPVKSVSDKKDK, via the coding sequence GTGGATATTACTGAAATTCAAGGTTATGCTTACTTTTTCTTTACAGTATTTTTAGTAGTAGGTCTGTATGGATATATATACCATCTCTACAAAAATAAAAAAGATGAGTCGGGTACTGATTACGAAGACTACAGTAATATGGCACTCAATGATGATATAGATGACACTCCAGTGAAATCTGTATCTGATAAAAAAGATAAATAG
- the ccoN gene encoding cytochrome-c oxidase, cbb3-type subunit I gives MENRPLEYDYTVAKMFMLTTVLLGFVGMLIGVILAFELAFPSINTILGSGLAEYTNFSRLRPLHTDAVIFGFTLSGIFATWYYVGQRVLKVSMGESKFLMAIGKLHFWLYLLVVVAVVVSLFAGVTTSKEYAEFEWPIDIAVVVVWVLFGMSIFGLIGIRREKSLYISIWYYIATFLGIAMLYLFNNMEVPTYFASGGIGAWYHSVSMYAGTNDALVQWWYGHNAVAFGFTVPIVAMIYYFLPKESGQAVYSYKLSLLSFWGLMFVYLWAGGHHLLYSTVPDWMQTMGSIFSVVLILPSWGSAINMLLTMKGEWQQVAASPLIKFMVLGSTFYMFSTLEGPIQAIKSVNAIAHFTDWIVGHVHDGVLGWVGFMIMAALYHMAPRVFKREIYSKKLMAAQFWIQTLGVVLYFTSMWIAGITQGMMWRAHDQFGNLAYSFIDTVTVLHPYYTIRGVGGLLYLIGFVMFAYNIYKTMSARQVEETELKNASPMGA, from the coding sequence ATGGAGAATCGTCCATTAGAGTACGACTATACGGTTGCAAAGATGTTTATGCTTACTACAGTTCTTTTAGGATTTGTAGGGATGCTCATCGGTGTAATTTTAGCATTTGAACTTGCTTTTCCTAGTATTAATACTATTTTAGGAAGTGGTTTAGCTGAATACACTAACTTTAGTCGTCTTCGTCCACTGCACACTGATGCAGTTATTTTCGGGTTTACATTAAGTGGTATTTTCGCTACTTGGTATTATGTTGGTCAACGTGTACTTAAAGTATCAATGGGAGAATCTAAATTCTTAATGGCTATTGGTAAACTACACTTTTGGTTATACCTATTAGTAGTTGTTGCTGTTGTAGTATCACTATTTGCTGGTGTAACAACTTCTAAAGAGTATGCTGAATTTGAATGGCCGATTGATATCGCTGTTGTTGTTGTATGGGTACTTTTCGGTATGAGTATTTTCGGTCTTATCGGTATTCGTCGTGAGAAGAGTTTATATATCTCTATCTGGTACTACATTGCTACTTTCTTAGGTATAGCTATGCTTTATCTATTTAACAACATGGAAGTTCCAACTTACTTTGCTTCTGGTGGTATCGGTGCTTGGTATCACTCTGTATCTATGTATGCTGGTACAAATGATGCGTTAGTACAATGGTGGTATGGACACAATGCAGTTGCATTCGGTTTCACAGTACCTATCGTTGCGATGATCTACTACTTCTTACCAAAAGAATCTGGTCAAGCGGTTTATTCTTATAAACTTTCTTTACTTTCTTTCTGGGGTTTAATGTTCGTATATTTATGGGCTGGTGGTCACCACTTATTATATTCAACAGTTCCAGACTGGATGCAAACTATGGGTTCAATTTTCTCAGTAGTTCTTATTCTTCCATCTTGGGGTTCTGCTATCAATATGCTTCTTACAATGAAGGGTGAGTGGCAACAAGTTGCAGCGTCTCCGTTAATTAAGTTTATGGTTCTTGGTTCTACATTCTATATGTTCTCAACTTTAGAAGGTCCGATTCAAGCGATTAAATCTGTTAATGCTATTGCACACTTTACTGACTGGATCGTTGGTCACGTTCATGATGGTGTTCTTGGATGGGTTGGATTTATGATTATGGCTGCGCTATATCATATGGCTCCACGTGTATTTAAACGTGAGATCTACTCTAAAAAGTTAATGGCTGCTCAATTCTGGATCCAAACTTTAGGTGTTGTTTTATACTTCACTTCTATGTGGATTGCAGGTATCACTCAAGGTATGATGTGGCGTGCTCACGATCAATTCGGTAACTTAGCTTACTCATTTATTGATACGGTAACTGTTTTACATCCATACTACACTATCCGTGGTGTTGGTGGTTTATTATACTTAATCGGTTTCGTAATGTTTGCTTATAACATCTACAAAACTATGTCTGCTCGTCAAGTTGAAGAGACTGAGCTTAAAAACGCTTCGCCTATGGGCGCTTAA
- the ccoO gene encoding cytochrome-c oxidase, cbb3-type subunit II: MFHWLEKHPFLFSVGVFVVIAFAGLIEIVPNFAQASRPVVGTAPYSTLELAGRHVYIKNSCNACHSQLIRPFKAETDRYGHYSLSGEYAYDRPFLWGSKRTGPDLMRVGNYRTTDWHEHHMKNPEEVVPKSIMPAYPWMFENTVDIDTVYAEQLTVSKVFSVPYNKAVPTKDGSVTVKMGKDLEDAKAMALEEAKIVAADMKDPRVKAAVEAGEIPEIVALIAYLNSLK; this comes from the coding sequence ATGTTTCATTGGTTAGAAAAACACCCGTTCTTATTCTCTGTAGGTGTATTCGTTGTAATCGCTTTCGCTGGTTTGATCGAAATCGTTCCAAACTTTGCACAAGCATCTCGTCCTGTAGTTGGTACAGCTCCATATTCTACTTTAGAATTAGCTGGTCGCCACGTATACATTAAAAATAGTTGTAATGCTTGTCACTCACAACTTATTCGTCCGTTTAAAGCTGAGACTGACCGTTACGGTCACTACTCTTTAAGTGGTGAGTACGCATATGACCGTCCATTCCTTTGGGGTTCTAAAAGAACTGGTCCGGATTTAATGCGTGTTGGTAACTATAGAACAACTGACTGGCATGAACACCATATGAAAAACCCTGAAGAGGTTGTTCCTAAGTCAATCATGCCTGCATACCCATGGATGTTTGAAAATACTGTAGATATCGATACTGTTTATGCTGAGCAATTAACAGTTTCTAAAGTATTCTCTGTTCCTTATAACAAAGCAGTTCCAACTAAAGACGGTTCTGTAACTGTTAAAATGGGTAAAGATTTAGAAGATGCAAAAGCAATGGCTTTAGAAGAAGCAAAAATTGTTGCAGCTGATATGAAAGATCCAAGAGTTAAAGCAGCGGTTGAAGCTGGTGAGATTCCAGAGATCGTTGCATTAATTGCATATTTAAATAGTTTAAAATAA
- a CDS encoding FixH family protein, which yields MSKQSSGKIWPYILGGSITLVFGMCVATIMVTSKADIQESNAYMSKYQEADARANEFINAQINFDKKYNIEYITESIGVEKPQIKYKITDKSGNLIDNAEIIIDISRPETEKFNQLLDVFTVKEGVYTFEGATFPKVGVWNIIARVQVGDDYRFYNLKADTRIKEVFEF from the coding sequence ATGAGCAAGCAGAGTAGCGGTAAAATCTGGCCGTATATATTAGGTGGCTCAATTACTCTAGTTTTCGGAATGTGTGTAGCAACTATTATGGTTACAAGTAAGGCAGACATTCAAGAAAGCAATGCATATATGAGCAAATATCAAGAAGCTGATGCAAGAGCAAATGAGTTTATCAACGCACAGATCAATTTTGATAAAAAATACAATATTGAATATATAACTGAAAGTATTGGTGTTGAAAAACCGCAAATAAAATATAAAATTACAGATAAAAGCGGTAATTTAATAGATAATGCGGAAATTATTATAGATATCTCTCGTCCGGAGACTGAAAAGTTCAATCAGCTTTTAGATGTTTTTACGGTAAAAGAGGGTGTATATACATTTGAAGGTGCTACATTTCCAAAAGTTGGTGTGTGGAACATCATTGCTCGTGTGCAAGTTGGAGATGATTATAGATTTTACAACTTAAAAGCAGATACTCGAATAAAAGAGGTATTTGAATTTTAA
- a CDS encoding c-type cytochrome, with translation MNKLTLGGIIFAALMLLLTYLSVGGSKGGLNDDIVNMLAAAGAVALVIITVFVVIKYVRQMQTDTATGELAEESWDDIGEYKNPVPMGWAIMFMGTIIWGMWYFVAGYPVNAYSQIGEYNEDVKAHQDKFEKKYADIKGNELIKMGESVFIAECKVCHGVDGKGLDGKAANLHERISAENVKHVIENGSAYGLLGEGSMMPNRDGLFNANTNANITDAEIEAVSNYVANGMQGEGADVFAGTCAMCHGADGKGVEYMGPNIAVFDSALVVNVLAHGKKGAIGAMPSFARLNEKQREAAAAYISAGLPDTDDLEGE, from the coding sequence ATGAATAAGCTAACGCTTGGGGGAATTATCTTTGCTGCTCTTATGTTATTACTAACATACCTATCTGTTGGTGGTTCTAAGGGTGGATTAAATGATGATATCGTCAACATGCTTGCTGCTGCTGGTGCAGTTGCACTTGTAATAATTACAGTATTTGTTGTTATTAAGTATGTTCGCCAAATGCAAACTGATACTGCTACAGGTGAGCTAGCAGAAGAGTCTTGGGATGATATCGGTGAATACAAAAACCCAGTTCCAATGGGTTGGGCTATTATGTTCATGGGAACTATCATTTGGGGTATGTGGTATTTTGTAGCTGGTTATCCAGTAAACGCATACTCTCAAATCGGTGAGTACAATGAAGATGTAAAAGCACACCAAGATAAGTTTGAAAAGAAATATGCAGATATTAAAGGTAACGAACTTATCAAAATGGGTGAATCTGTATTTATTGCAGAATGTAAAGTTTGTCACGGTGTAGACGGTAAAGGTTTAGACGGTAAAGCTGCTAACCTACACGAAAGAATTTCTGCTGAAAATGTAAAACACGTAATTGAAAACGGTTCTGCATACGGATTACTAGGCGAAGGTTCTATGATGCCAAATCGTGATGGTCTATTTAACGCTAACACTAATGCAAACATTACTGATGCAGAGATTGAAGCTGTTTCAAACTATGTAGCTAACGGTATGCAAGGTGAAGGTGCTGACGTTTTTGCTGGTACTTGTGCAATGTGTCACGGTGCTGATGGTAAAGGTGTTGAATATATGGGACCAAACATCGCTGTATTTGATTCTGCTTTAGTTGTTAATGTTTTAGCTCATGGTAAAAAAGGTGCTATCGGTGCTATGCCATCATTTGCTAGATTAAATGAAAAACAAAGAGAAGCTGCAGCTGCTTACATTAGTGCAGGATTACCTGATACTGATGATTTAGAAGGAGAATAA
- a CDS encoding MotE family protein, with the protein MRFLLVLSICYTFIFGLETSDRLFECTEIFKQRKSELLVELERIDEQKQALQSLKTATEALLKEKETKLNQQEEEVNNRLDEIKKREENIKTMLDRNEKALAELKSIKLGKVSQTFAKMKPAAAANILSDMQKSEAVKILQSLKPQILGKILSKMEAKKASELTQLLAE; encoded by the coding sequence GTGAGATTTTTATTAGTTTTATCGATCTGTTATACATTTATTTTTGGACTTGAAACAAGTGACAGACTTTTTGAATGTACAGAGATATTTAAACAAAGAAAAAGTGAACTCCTTGTTGAACTAGAACGTATCGATGAACAAAAACAAGCTCTCCAATCTCTCAAAACGGCAACAGAAGCATTATTAAAAGAGAAAGAAACAAAACTGAATCAACAAGAAGAGGAAGTGAACAACAGACTTGATGAGATCAAAAAAAGAGAAGAAAACATAAAAACAATGCTCGATCGTAACGAGAAAGCATTAGCTGAATTAAAATCTATAAAACTGGGAAAAGTTTCCCAAACATTTGCAAAAATGAAACCTGCTGCTGCTGCAAATATCTTGTCAGATATGCAAAAGAGTGAAGCGGTAAAAATCCTGCAATCTTTAAAACCTCAAATTCTTGGAAAAATACTTAGTAAAATGGAAGCAAAAAAAGCTTCGGAATTAACACAACTTTTAGCCGAATAA